The Paracoccus liaowanqingii DNA segment CTCCGTCAATCTTGTGAGAGGCATTTGAATTTCAACGGTAGCTTTGGCTCTTCGCGTTGGTGTGTGCGCGCCGCCCTGGCGGCACCGATTCAAGAAGAAGCGGCTCGATAGCAAATAATTCAGATTCACCTCTGGCGTCCGAGCGGTCACGGCCTTACCGGGGGATTGTGATCAGGTTTCGATCAGCGTCTCGCCTGTCTCGTCGATGCGATACTTGCCTAGATCTATTCGAGTTACAGCTTGCCCGGTATCGCTGACCCGATAGCGTACTTCCTGATCGCCAACGGTTTCGGCATCGTCGGCGGCTGAACTCTTTGCCACCTCATCATTCGACAGGCAGTCAATAATTACCACCGCCCCCGACTCGTTCTGTGTCGATATGGTCAATGCTGCGGGCATCTGGCATTCCTTTCACTGTTGGTCTCTCACTTAACGACGCCGCCCTGAGTCGGCTGGTTTTAGTAGGTTCCGGGTGGATCGCTGGCGGGAAAGGATTCATCCGACAACTCGTCAGCCTCTGACCACTGGCGGGGGGGATCGCGCATTTCAGCCGGACCCGCCACACGGACCGTGTCCGACGTGTCCGGTCCGATAAGTTCAGCCTCGGCTTGCTGCCAATGGGTGGCGGCCTGCCCCTCGGGGCGACCGCTCGCTTCCCATATCTGTTGCGCGCGCTGGCGGATCTGGTCCGTCTTGTCCATATCCATCGTCCTTTGATGATGTCTGCTTCCGGACCTTGCCCAAGGCGAAGGTCCGGATGGTCTGCGCCGTCACATACCGACGCCACAGATCCTGAACTGTCTAACCCGGCTCATGTTCCCGCGACGGCCTGTCACTTTGCCTGGGGTGACCTCACCTGGACCCGGGACGATTTTCGCCTGCCTGGGGGCCATCTGCCCCGGGAATTGATCACGCCTTGAAATCGTCGGTAGGGTGCGCACTCGACCAACCGGGTGGTTGCAGATCGGACGCGCGTACGAGGCTGGCGTATTCACGTGTCACGTCTGCATCACCCCCAACACCAGTGAAACCGAGACGACCGCAAGCCAAACTGCCGCAACGCGTTGCAGCCTCTGTGCCCAGATCGCTCCCGCGCCAGGCCTGCGCGTCAAGGCTCCCACGCTCCCCCAAACCAATGCAGCAAAAGCTACCAGGACGCAGAAAAGAATGAGGTGAAGCGCGAAGGCCAAATCGCCGACCGCGGGCAATAGCACCAGCGCGAAGATCAAGGCTTTGGGATTGAGCGCTGTTGTCAGAAAGATCCGCTTCGCGCTGACTGCATCACCTTGGCCACCCCCAGCTTGAGCATCCCAGAGCCTGACTGCGAGCACCATGATCCAGACTACCGCCACGAGCTTCAAGGCGACCCCATAGCCGGGGACGCGCGCGAGCAGCTCATTGCCGACAACGGCAAGAGGTAGGATGGTCGTCAGATATCCGGCGATTTCCGCGGGCATCAGTCGCACCACATGGCGTAGGCCGCCATTGGCACCTGCAACCCCCATCAGGGTGTTGGTTGGGCCCGGAACAAGCAGCAGGGCTAATGCCGCGAAAAAGAACGCCGTGATGTCCATCTGATCTACCCCAGAGACTTATGAAGTCTGTATGCCATTCGGGAGAAGAAGAATTTAATTTCAGTCAACAACGGCCTGACAGTTCAACCCGAAACACACCGCCATGACCTCACCAGAGCCTCAAGAGCCAGTATTGAAGGCAGGCGAGATCCCCCGCAAAGCTGTCGGATCAGGGCGTTGGACACCCATCCCTATGGTGGAGATGCCGGGCAACGCGGCGGCGATGCAACAGCCGTCTTGCTGATCAGAGTGCTTCACCCTATCTCGGCAGGATGCGGCGTACGCATCCCCCGCTCTCCTTATCGAATTGGCTCATGAAACCGCATCGACATCGACGCAATGGCGCATCGCGTTCGCCACAACAACAGCGTGATCCCGGCAATCATGTCCTTGAGAGCACGAGCGCAAACGGCAAGATCCGAGGCACAGCGCGGCAACTCGTTGAGCGCTATCTTCAGTTTGCAGAAGAGGCTCGGCTTGCGAATGATCGCGTGGCGTCCGAGGCCTTCCTGCAATCAGCCGAGCATTATACCCGCTTGGGCAATCCCGCCCCTCTTACCTACACCCGGCCTGTAAAGTATCAGCCTCACGCGCCCGCGCCGGCTGCGACAGAGACGCGCTCTTCGGCCGGTGATGCGGACATGACCGTTCCATTGGCTGCGGTGTGCATTGAAAAAGCGCCTGAGCCTGAGGCCGTCATCGTAAAGATCGCGCCAAAGCTCCACGAGCCCAGGAGCCGAGAGCAAACTAGGAGCGCGAAACGGGCAGCGGCAGCGGCTGACCTTGAGCGGGTTGCCGGACAGCATGGTTACACATTGGCACAGCTAGGCTTGGTACTTCGGGCATGATTTGCACCGCCTATAGCTATGCTGGTGAGCGACATGCCACACCAGATGGAGCTCGGGTACTCTCAGCCACCGGGGTGGCGATTGACCGCTAAGCCCCGCTTAGCCAACGGATGGCGGCGGCGGGCGACCGACAACTAAGCGGGACGGAACTGCATAAAAAATCTGACCTCAATCAGTGGCGGCCCTATAAAAAGAATGGGTGGGTTTTGCAGCACATGGCAACGCGCCGTCGTGCAACAGTTGGTGCGACTGAAAGGGGCGGAAGATGAAGGTCTCAGATCTTGCTGAACGACAGATTTTGAAAGCGCAAGCTGAAGGCCAGCTTGACAACCTTAAGGGCGCCGGAAAACCAATTAATATCGAAGGTGATGGAAGCGCCGACGCTATCGGCTTTCGCATTATGGCAGACGCAGGCGTGGTGCCGCGTGAAATTCAACTGCGGAAAGCCGTCGAGGCGCAATCCCGAATATTGCGGGAAACAACGGGCGAAGAGGCTCGCAAGCGAGAGATGATCAAGCTGAATGATCTTCAGTTGCGCCTCAGCATTGAACAGGAAGCGCGGCGACGCTTCTACGGCAACTAAGCCACCAAGCCGTCATTGCCGCCGCTAGATCCCCCGCCTGACCCGGCCGGGCTGCGTTGGCGGATGTCTCCGCCTGCCCGGGTCAGGCTACATCGAAACCTTTGTCGCATTTCGAGTTGAATCCGCAGGGGGCGGTTCCGTATGTCGCCATCATCGATGACCGTTTCCGGCAACTTTGCGTTTCGGGTGGGGATCCCCAGAAATCTGAAATGGGCGGCGGGCTCATGATGATCGTCCCGGGGTAGTCACCCATTGCCATCTAGACACCAGGGCTGAAAGACAGCGGCAATTCTCTGGCCGGGACGGTGGCGGCTCAAAACCGGTTCCATTTCACCGGCCGGTCCATCTTCGGGTAAGACAGGCGCGGGCGCTCATGTACGCTCAAGGAGCGCCTGTGCTCTTACCTTGCCGGGCCTCCGCCATCTTCCAGGAGGAAAGCGCGGGCGATCTCGGACGCGATCCGGCGCGGTCGCCGGCTGGTGCCATCGACGCAGCACCACGAGCTGCGCACCTCCGCCACCAGATCATCTCCGCGCTTAAACAGGGTGGTGAAGGAGGCCCGGGATCCGCGCGTTCCCGTGGCCGTGACCCACGCCTCCACCTTGTCTTCAAGAAAGAGCGGCAGGCGGTAGGTGATCTCGTGCTTGAGAGCCACCCAGAGAAGCTCGGCCTGCGCTTCGGAAGGAGACCTGTGCTGCCAATACCGGACGACCGCCTCCTGCACCCATTGAAGATAGACGGTGTTGTTGACATGCCCCATGCCGTCGATCTCCCGCGGGGAGATCGTGATGGGGTGGCGGAAGGCGGGAGGAGACGCTTTCGTGCTGCTGTTCATGTTCACCCTGCCTCCCGACGCCGCATGAGGGTGCGGGCGACCCTCACGGCCGCACGTACCGGTGGCGCTTCTCAGCGCCGCCCCGTTAGCAGACCAATAAGGACGCCAATGCCGGCGGCGATACCCAACGCCCGGATCGGATAGCCGCGAACCAGATCCCGGGTTTCTTCATAGCCCAGCTCGGCATAGAAGGCCGCTTCCTGCGCTTTCTGGTGCCCGGCATTGACCAACCGCCCGGCATA contains these protein-coding regions:
- a CDS encoding DUF2934 domain-containing protein, whose translation is MDKTDQIRQRAQQIWEASGRPEGQAATHWQQAEAELIGPDTSDTVRVAGPAEMRDPPRQWSEADELSDESFPASDPPGTY
- a CDS encoding DUF4167 domain-containing protein, whose protein sequence is MKPHRHRRNGASRSPQQQRDPGNHVLESTSANGKIRGTARQLVERYLQFAEEARLANDRVASEAFLQSAEHYTRLGNPAPLTYTRPVKYQPHAPAPAATETRSSAGDADMTVPLAAVCIEKAPEPEAVIVKIAPKLHEPRSREQTRSAKRAAAAADLERVAGQHGYTLAQLGLVLRA
- a CDS encoding DnaJ family domain-containing protein, which produces MKVSDLAERQILKAQAEGQLDNLKGAGKPINIEGDGSADAIGFRIMADAGVVPREIQLRKAVEAQSRILRETTGEEARKREMIKLNDLQLRLSIEQEARRRFYGN
- a CDS encoding acyl-CoA thioesterase, which encodes MNSSTKASPPAFRHPITISPREIDGMGHVNNTVYLQWVQEAVVRYWQHRSPSEAQAELLWVALKHEITYRLPLFLEDKVEAWVTATGTRGSRASFTTLFKRGDDLVAEVRSSWCCVDGTSRRPRRIASEIARAFLLEDGGGPAR